The following proteins come from a genomic window of Mammaliicoccus sp. Marseille-Q6498:
- a CDS encoding ABC transporter permease codes for MKSIFKLVFIKQWKQYIALLLILIASLSIILFIESTSNKIFKMPIAIQDMDHSKESKTLINTLDHTKFIDVIHLSKDEAYIEDVIKKKEAIVSLQIPDDFSNKLKKNDLRDAIPLYYRDDFVGEIALEVTSKALYKQQIPVIISNHLKKSKQDISYKKIVSEYKKDTPSSKMEQNAVKKNSDVSISAGLIVALLIIVSCSQIVLHQRLKQNAALERLMMFNGTKLKLYMNYIIVHTLLLCLTIFVIGMILSWSLSAVFYITTLFTLFIYEIGMSILLFKVNTMSHKLFMSIIWSIAISIVYIFLQI; via the coding sequence ATGAAATCAATTTTCAAATTAGTGTTCATTAAGCAATGGAAGCAATATATCGCATTGTTACTTATTCTAATCGCATCATTAAGTATTATATTGTTTATCGAATCAACTTCTAATAAAATTTTTAAAATGCCAATAGCCATACAAGATATGGACCATTCTAAAGAGTCGAAAACGTTAATCAATACTTTAGATCATACAAAATTTATAGACGTTATTCATTTATCGAAAGACGAAGCATATATTGAAGATGTGATTAAAAAGAAAGAAGCGATAGTCAGTCTGCAAATACCTGATGATTTTAGTAATAAATTAAAGAAAAATGATTTACGGGACGCCATTCCTTTATACTACAGAGATGATTTTGTTGGAGAGATTGCTTTAGAAGTTACGAGTAAGGCACTGTACAAACAACAAATACCAGTCATCATAAGTAATCATTTAAAAAAATCTAAACAAGATATCAGTTACAAAAAGATAGTATCAGAATATAAAAAAGATACACCTTCATCAAAAATGGAACAAAATGCTGTTAAGAAAAATTCAGATGTTTCAATCAGTGCAGGTTTAATCGTTGCATTATTAATTATTGTAAGTTGCAGCCAAATTGTGTTACATCAAAGACTGAAACAAAATGCAGCTCTTGAGAGATTAATGATGTTTAACGGAACTAAATTGAAACTTTATATGAACTATATAATAGTCCATACATTATTGTTATGCTTAACCATTTTTGTAATAGGAATGATCCTTTCATGGTCGCTTAGTGCTGTGTTTTATATAACGACATTGTTTACACTTTTCATATACGAAATTGGAATGAGTATTTTACTGTTTAAAGTAAACACGATGAGTCATAAACTGTTTATGTCAATTATTTGGTCGATAGCAATAAGTATTGTATATATTTTCTTACAAATATAG
- a CDS encoding ABC transporter ATP-binding protein, with translation MIEIKNLNKNYKDKQIFQNFNTTFKDKTLTILLGENGAGKSTLLRIITALEKPNSGTVHYFGKSLSKREIKDQIGYIPQEIALFEHMTVNENIEFFRALYKKPISPELISTYCEKLNLFERKAKVSSLSGGTKRKVNLLIGLLGNPSILILDEPTVGIDLKSRYDIHHLLNSLKTSRLIILTTHHLDEVENLADEIKLIGKDPFYRNILEEKEWAFEDSLQ, from the coding sequence ATGATAGAAATAAAAAATTTAAATAAAAATTATAAAGACAAACAAATATTTCAGAACTTTAATACGACATTTAAAGATAAAACATTAACCATTTTACTTGGTGAAAATGGAGCCGGAAAATCTACATTGCTTAGAATTATTACTGCATTAGAAAAACCTAATAGTGGAACAGTTCATTATTTTGGAAAATCATTAAGCAAAAGAGAAATCAAAGATCAAATAGGTTATATACCACAAGAAATAGCTTTGTTTGAACATATGACCGTAAATGAAAATATAGAATTCTTTAGAGCGCTATATAAAAAGCCGATATCACCAGAGCTTATATCAACTTATTGCGAAAAATTAAATTTATTTGAACGAAAAGCAAAAGTTTCTTCATTATCAGGTGGAACAAAACGAAAAGTAAATTTATTAATAGGTTTGCTAGGTAATCCAAGTATACTTATTCTTGATGAACCCACTGTTGGTATAGATTTAAAATCTAGATATGATATACATCATTTACTTAACAGTTTAAAAACATCGCGCCTCATTATATTGACGACACATCATTTAGATGAAGTTGAAAATTTAGCAGATGAAATAAAACTAATCGGAAAAGACCCATTTTATAGAAATATATTAGAAGAGAAAGAATGGGCATTTGAAGATAGTTTGCAATAA
- a CDS encoding acyl-CoA dehydrogenase family protein, whose protein sequence is MSRDLFIKTEFQQKWVNKIERHKEALQKNATHNDLNSEFPYENINWLIEEGYTKIVLPESYGGSGATPEDIILFQETIGRIDGATALAIGWHMGVVGQIYQEKIWDQEMLDEFAEAVVNGAIVNRAVSEAETGSPTRGARPSTNAERQGDHYVINGVKTFTTMSQRLTHFLVGAYVPEKESLGFFLIPRASEGLSIAENWNMMGMRATESHDLVLDNVKVHEKYLVEVANGPRGNNINPWNLHIPAVYLGIGQAARDYAVDFANEYSPGSVEGVIADIPAVQQNIGNMELELTTARHYIYSVIDKYLNPPITDAQIDVELGAAKHVVVNHSIKIIDIAMRIVGAKSLQMERPLQRYYRDIRAGLHNPPMDDVTITKLAKKAREEKSK, encoded by the coding sequence ATGAGTAGAGATTTATTTATTAAGACAGAATTCCAACAAAAATGGGTTAATAAAATAGAGCGTCATAAAGAAGCGTTACAAAAGAATGCAACGCATAATGATTTAAATTCAGAGTTTCCATATGAGAATATTAATTGGTTAATTGAAGAAGGTTATACAAAGATTGTACTTCCTGAATCTTATGGTGGTAGTGGTGCCACGCCTGAGGACATCATTTTATTCCAAGAAACGATAGGTAGAATTGACGGAGCTACAGCTTTAGCGATTGGTTGGCATATGGGTGTAGTTGGCCAAATTTATCAAGAAAAAATATGGGATCAAGAGATGTTGGATGAATTTGCTGAAGCGGTTGTAAATGGTGCAATTGTGAATAGAGCAGTGAGTGAAGCTGAAACTGGTAGTCCTACAAGAGGTGCTAGACCTAGTACAAATGCTGAACGACAAGGCGATCATTATGTTATAAACGGCGTAAAAACTTTTACAACAATGAGTCAAAGATTAACGCACTTCTTAGTTGGTGCATATGTACCTGAAAAGGAATCACTTGGTTTCTTCTTAATTCCGAGAGCGTCAGAAGGGCTATCTATAGCTGAAAACTGGAATATGATGGGGATGCGTGCAACTGAAAGTCATGATTTAGTATTGGATAATGTTAAAGTACATGAAAAGTATTTAGTAGAAGTTGCCAATGGACCAAGAGGTAATAATATAAATCCATGGAACTTGCATATTCCAGCGGTTTATTTAGGTATCGGCCAAGCTGCACGTGACTATGCTGTAGATTTTGCTAATGAATATAGCCCAGGAAGTGTAGAGGGTGTTATTGCGGATATCCCAGCAGTACAACAAAATATAGGTAATATGGAATTAGAACTGACTACAGCAAGACATTATATTTATAGTGTGATTGATAAGTATTTAAACCCACCAATTACCGATGCTCAAATTGATGTAGAGCTAGGAGCAGCTAAACATGTAGTTGTAAACCATTCTATTAAAATTATAGATATTGCTATGAGAATAGTTGGGGCTAAAAGTTTACAAATGGAAAGACCGCTACAAAGGTACTATCGAGATATAAGAGCAGGGCTACACAACCCACCGATGGATGATGTAACCATTACAAAATTAGCTAAAAAAGCGAGAGAAGAAAAAAGTAAATAA
- a CDS encoding DMT family transporter has product MQNNQLKGTLLVMFGATFWGIGGTVTEKLFTDYHLPVSLFVAVRLTLSGFFLLLIAKFIQKHPLTQVFKVKHSFLQLMIYALFGMLGVQYTFMATIDKGNVAIATLLQFLAPVVILIFLLITRKSKFRWNDMLIILFSLFGTSLLLTNGDYSKLSVPTPAIVMGLLTACAAAFYTVYAVKLFLNWPSLVIIGWSMFIGGIALSIINFDFTFPWYLLDFTGVIYFIFVITFGTMFAFWMYLESVKYINPQKTALYGVLEPVTAVISSIIWLNSPLGLWQFIGMIMILTVVLYMSIGMKPRRKKIKQVEI; this is encoded by the coding sequence GTGCAAAATAATCAGCTTAAAGGTACCTTATTAGTTATGTTTGGCGCTACGTTTTGGGGTATCGGTGGAACAGTGACCGAAAAGCTATTTACAGACTACCATTTACCTGTTTCATTATTTGTAGCTGTTAGATTAACCTTAAGTGGGTTTTTCTTATTATTAATCGCAAAGTTTATTCAAAAACACCCTTTAACGCAAGTTTTTAAAGTAAAACATTCATTTTTACAATTAATGATTTATGCTTTATTTGGCATGTTAGGTGTTCAATATACTTTTATGGCAACGATTGATAAAGGTAATGTAGCTATCGCCACGTTATTACAATTTTTAGCACCTGTAGTTATATTAATCTTTTTACTTATTACTAGAAAAAGTAAATTTCGATGGAATGATATGCTCATTATCTTGTTCTCATTATTTGGCACAAGTTTACTTTTAACGAACGGTGATTATTCGAAATTGTCTGTTCCAACTCCAGCTATTGTAATGGGACTACTAACAGCATGCGCTGCAGCGTTTTACACGGTTTATGCAGTTAAGTTATTTTTAAATTGGCCATCTCTTGTCATTATCGGTTGGTCCATGTTTATAGGTGGCATTGCGTTATCTATTATCAATTTCGACTTCACATTTCCTTGGTATTTATTAGATTTTACAGGCGTCATTTATTTCATATTTGTTATAACTTTTGGAACAATGTTTGCTTTTTGGATGTATTTAGAAAGTGTGAAATATATTAATCCACAAAAGACAGCATTATATGGTGTGCTAGAGCCTGTAACGGCAGTCATTTCATCTATAATTTGGCTGAATTCTCCACTAGGTTTATGGCAATTTATAGGCATGATTATGATATTAACCGTTGTACTTTATATGTCTATCGGTATGAAACCGAGACGTAAGAAAATAAAACAGGTGGAAATCTAA
- a CDS encoding YbaN family protein, with protein sequence MKYVLMSIGIVATILGFIGAVLPLLPTTPFILLAVICFAKSSDRFHSWLIKTKVYKEYVEDFRKYRGYTLKKKFELLISVYIVVGFSIWMVDHFYIRLGLCIMLFFQTVVLFTFVKTLPPKTKKAPK encoded by the coding sequence ATGAAGTATGTTTTAATGTCGATTGGAATCGTTGCAACTATTCTTGGTTTCATTGGTGCAGTATTGCCATTATTACCGACTACGCCATTTATTTTATTGGCAGTAATATGTTTTGCAAAAAGTTCAGATCGATTTCATAGTTGGCTCATCAAAACTAAAGTTTATAAAGAATACGTAGAAGACTTCAGAAAATATAGAGGATACACTTTAAAGAAAAAATTTGAATTATTAATTAGTGTTTATATAGTAGTTGGATTTTCAATTTGGATGGTTGATCACTTTTATATTAGATTAGGTTTATGTATTATGTTATTTTTCCAAACAGTTGTATTGTTTACTTTTGTTAAAACATTACCACCCAAAACAAAAAAGGCTCCAAAATAA
- a CDS encoding ABC transporter substrate-binding protein, protein MKRLLMLIMALAIIVAACGNKADNKEKDSKSSKDTVSYKLDNGKKIDIPKKPKRIVVLAPSYVGGFLHLGVKPVGVPSSTDQTPVLKDKIKGIKKVSENNVEQVAELKPDLIITYNNDKNLNKYNKIAPTIPYDYAKHNYLDMQVELGKLVGKEDKAKEWVKKWKKETAQDGKEIKEKIGENSTVSVIEAFQKDIYTYGENWGRGTEVLYQAFGLKMPESINKDVKKDGWKKISQEEIEKYSGDYLFLPTTKGQAKPEFTKTESWKSIPAVKNDKVIEMDAQTFWYNDPYSLEIQRKYLKEQLLNKADK, encoded by the coding sequence ATGAAAAGACTTTTAATGTTAATTATGGCATTAGCTATAATTGTTGCTGCTTGTGGGAACAAAGCAGATAATAAAGAGAAAGATAGTAAATCTAGTAAAGATACAGTAAGCTATAAACTAGATAATGGTAAGAAAATTGATATACCTAAAAAACCGAAAAGAATTGTCGTATTAGCACCATCATATGTAGGTGGCTTCTTACATTTAGGCGTTAAACCAGTAGGGGTTCCATCATCAACAGATCAAACGCCAGTTCTTAAAGATAAAATAAAAGGCATTAAAAAAGTAAGTGAAAATAATGTCGAACAAGTAGCCGAATTAAAACCAGACTTAATTATTACATACAATAATGATAAAAACCTTAACAAATATAACAAAATCGCACCAACAATACCTTACGATTATGCAAAACATAATTACTTAGACATGCAAGTAGAACTAGGTAAATTAGTAGGTAAAGAAGATAAAGCAAAAGAATGGGTTAAAAAATGGAAGAAAGAAACAGCTCAAGATGGAAAAGAAATTAAAGAAAAGATTGGTGAAAATTCAACCGTTTCTGTAATTGAAGCTTTCCAAAAAGATATTTATACTTATGGGGAAAACTGGGGTAGAGGTACAGAAGTACTTTACCAAGCATTCGGATTAAAAATGCCTGAAAGTATAAATAAAGATGTTAAGAAAGATGGCTGGAAAAAAATCTCTCAAGAAGAAATCGAAAAATATTCTGGAGACTATTTATTCTTACCAACAACTAAAGGACAAGCTAAACCAGAATTCACTAAAACAGAATCTTGGAAATCAATTCCTGCAGTTAAAAATGATAAAGTAATTGAAATGGATGCTCAAACATTCTGGTACAATGATCCTTATTCATTAGAAATACAACGTAAATATTTAAAAGAACAATTATTAAACAAAGCAGATAAATAA
- a CDS encoding AraC family transcriptional regulator — MDYKFEILENDFDIEMNFKDIMVFFVLNGNVKLDYNKSSKTFKQNDLFVIRPFSLPVVINNEDAKVIVLTIDQLSFNRFSLYNLNDYNIKHDEVEGLVKKEFLKTIMSIYENDLFSSNIHIIKLINYINIGNYGENTMECHNELVIDVMGYVNEHYKEPLSVTQIADQFYVNSSYLSRLFSETLNIPLSSYIRKVKMYYLAVDIMVLNSDKGLWKKYGYNSYSTYLQNFKYIFALSPTEFIKKYKQKHITKNEISCDIYKSIKKSLNQIELIES, encoded by the coding sequence ATGGACTATAAATTTGAAATTTTAGAAAACGACTTTGATATTGAAATGAACTTTAAAGATATCATGGTGTTTTTTGTTTTAAACGGAAATGTAAAGCTAGACTATAATAAATCGAGTAAGACCTTTAAACAGAATGATTTATTTGTCATTAGGCCTTTTTCATTACCGGTAGTAATTAATAATGAAGATGCCAAAGTTATAGTATTAACGATAGATCAATTGAGCTTTAATAGGTTCTCTTTATATAATTTGAACGACTACAATATTAAACATGACGAAGTAGAAGGATTAGTAAAAAAAGAGTTTTTAAAAACAATTATGTCTATCTACGAAAATGATTTATTTAGTTCTAACATTCATATTATTAAACTGATTAATTATATTAATATCGGGAATTATGGGGAAAATACTATGGAATGCCATAATGAATTAGTGATAGATGTGATGGGGTATGTGAATGAACATTATAAAGAACCATTATCTGTTACTCAAATTGCTGATCAGTTTTATGTGAATTCTAGTTACTTGTCTAGACTTTTTTCAGAAACATTAAATATTCCGTTGTCTAGCTATATAAGAAAAGTTAAAATGTATTATTTAGCAGTTGATATTATGGTATTAAATTCAGACAAAGGTTTATGGAAAAAATACGGATATAATTCATATTCCACGTATTTACAAAATTTTAAATATATATTTGCGTTGTCACCAACAGAGTTTATAAAAAAATATAAACAAAAACATATCACAAAAAATGAAATTTCTTGTGATATTTATAAGAGTATAAAGAAGAGTTTAAATCAAATTGAACTAATAGAGAGTTAA